In the genome of bacterium, the window CGTGGAAGGCTCCCGCGTTGAGACCATCTCCTACGGTAAAGAGCGTCCGGCTGTCGTTGGTTCCAACGAAGAGTCCTGGGCTCAAAACCGCCGTGGCGTGACCGTGGTGAAATAAGCTACGTTACTCACGTGACGATAAAGGCCCGCCTTATGGCGGGCCTTTTTTTGTAGCCTTTGCTGGCTCGCGCTGCTCGCATACGCGCCAATAAGGCGCGGGCCCTCAATATGACTGCCATGCTCCGCATGGAAGGGCCAGTCGCTGCGCTCCGCTTTTGGTTGGTTCGCTGTGCTCCAATCTTACTAAGAGGTAACTGGTTTTTTGATGTGGGGTTATGCTATAGGCTTGGCCTGACTTTCATTTGCCGGGGTTTTCATGAAACGCATCCTGTCTGTGCTGCTGCTTGCTTCCACCGCCTTCACCGCGCCTGCGTTCGCGCAGAACTGGAACAGCGAACAGGCCGCCAAGCTGGAACGGCTTGAGCGCGACATGCAGGTGATGCAGCAACAAGTCTACAAAGGGGGCGCCCGCCCGCCCGCAGGCAATGTGGCGGCTGCCAGCGGCAATTATGAAACCCGCCTGGCCGAGATTGAGGAACAGATGCGCCGGTTGAACGGCAAGATTGAGGAACTGCAATTCTCTCAAAGCCAGGCGAACCAGCAATTGCCTGCGCGCATCCAGCGGCTTGAGGATAAATTGCTGCAACTGGAACAGCAGCAGATGAATGGCGCGCGCCCGGCGGTAGTCGCCCCTACTCCGGCTCCGGCGCCTGCCGCCGCCCCCACCGCCGCCCCTGCTCCGGCTGCGACGCCTGCCACCGCTCCGGCCAATAATGCAGCTGCAGCCGCTGCTGCTGCGGCAGGTGCGCCCGCCCCCGCCACGCCAGCGGTTGCCGCCACACCAAGCACGGCGGCGCAAACGGAATATCACCAGGCATTCCAGCTGCTGAACCAGGCACGCTTCCAGGAAGCCCGCACCATGCTGCAGGGCTTCACGCAGAAATACCCGAACGATCCCTTGATCGGGAATGCCTATTACTGGCTGGGGGAAACCTTTTATGTGGAAAAGGATTATCCGAAAGCCATGGATAATTTCCGCAAGGGCTATGAGGCTTCGCCCGAAGGGCAAAAGGCATCCGACAACCTGCTGAAGCTGGGCCTGTCTCTGTCGGCACTCAATAAAACGACCGAAGCCTGCGTGGTTTACAACCAGCTCGGCAAGCGCTTCCCGAACCTGACCGGCGCCGTGCGGCAGAAGCTGGACCAGGAGAAGCTGCGGCTTTCCTGTCAGTAGATGATGCAGGCGCGTTTCGACGCAAGCTTGAGGGCCATCGGCGGGTTTGAATCCCCTCCCCGTATTGCCGTGGCGGTTTCCGGCGGGCCGGACAGCACGGCGCTGGCGTTGCTCGCGCATGCCTGGACACAGGAGCGGGGCGGGCATGTCATCGCCCTTACCGTGGACCATGGGTTGCGAATCGAATCCGCCGATGAGGCCAGGCAGATTCATGGCTGGATGGAGGCGCGGGGTATCCCGCATCATGTGCTGGCCTGGCAAGGCGACAAACCCGCAAGCAATATTCAGGAAGCCGCGCGCGAGGCGCGTTACCGCCTGATGGAAGCATTCTGCCGGGAGCACAACATCCCGCATCTCTTGACCGGGCATCAGCGGGACGACCAGACCGAAAGCTTCTGGCTGCGGCTTGCGCGTGGCAGCGGCGCCCTGGGGCTGGCCTGCATGCCGGCCGTTCATTATCTGAAACATGCGCGGGTGGTCAGGCCCCTGCTCGGCATGGAAAAAAACGCGCTGCAGGCATGGCTGCAGGAACAGGGGCAAGGCTGGATCGAGGACCCTTCCAACCAATCAGACCGGTATAACCGCTCCAAGCTGCGCAAGCTTCAGCCCTGGCTTGCGGAACAGGGTTTTACCGCCGCACGTCTAGCCGCCACCATTGAAAGCCTTGGCGATGCGCGGGAGATTCTGGAACAGCATCGGGCACAAGCGGCGGTGCACTCCATACGTTATCATCCGGGCGGATTCGCCACACTGCATATGCCCGCATGGGAGGGGCTGAACCGTTCCGTTGCGGTTCAGCTGCTTATGCGGCTGGCCATGGTCATCGGCGGACAGGACACGCCGCCGCGTTATGAGGATGCCGCGCGGCTGCACGCGCGGATGCGGCAGCAGGAAAGCTCTACCCTGCATGGCATGCAGGCCACCTGGCACGAGTCGGCGGGGACCTGGCTGTTTCTGCGCGAGGCATCGCGCCAGCAGGGGGCCGTTGCCATCGGCGAAGGCGTGGTGTGGGATGGACGTGTGGAGGCGCGACCCGTTACCCCGGAACATCGCCACTGGCAGATCGGCCCCGCCACGACGGAGGCGATTAAACATGCACGCGAATCAAAGGACTGGCAACGGCACCCATGGAGAGCTTATGGAAACGCGGTGCTGGCCTCCCTTCCCTGCGTGATTGACCTTGAAGGAAGGCAATTGCTGCCCCATATTTCCACTCATGGCATAACGTCTGAGTTCGCGCTCCTGCCGGTGCTTCGCCCCTATGCGGCGCAGCCACTTTGCAACGGGCCGTTTGTTAGCCACCATACTCTGATGGAGTCCGCGTCGTATGAGCCCGCTGGGTCGTAATTTCATTATCTGGATGGCCGTGGTGCTGATCATGGTCGGCATCTTCAACATGCTGCAGGAAAGCCAGACGCCGCCCATGGGCAGCCAGATGCGCTTTTCCGAGTTTTTAAACCGGTTGGACCAGGGTGAGGTGGCGGATGTGGCCATTCAGGGCAACCAGATCGTCGGCAAGCTGCATAATGGCGGCAATTTCGTGACCTATTCCACGGATTATCCCGGACTGGTGGATAAGCTGCGCGCCAAGAATGTGAGCTTTACCGGCCGCCCGGTGGAGAAACCGGCGCCTTCCTTCTGGAGCGTGTTTCTTTCCTGGCTGCCGATCGTGCTGCTGATCGGCGCGTGGATCTTCGTGATGCGCCAGATGAATTCCGGCGGCAAGGGCGGCGCGATGGGTTTTGGAAAATCGCGCGCGAAACTGCTGACGGAAAAAACCGGCAAGGTAACGTTTGACGACGTAGCCGGGGTGGATGAAGCCAAGGAAGAGCTGTCGGAGATCGTCGATTTTCTGCGCGACCCGCAGAAATTCCAGAAGCTCGGTGGCAAAATCCCTAAAGGCTGTCTGCTGGTAGGCCCTCCGGGTACGGGTAAGACGCTGCTGGCGCGTTCCATCGCCGGTGAGGCGGGCGTGCCGTTTTTCACCATCTCGGGTTCGGACTTCGTGGAGATGTTCGTTGGCGTGGGTGCCAGCCGCGTGCGCGACATGTTCGAGCAGGGCAAAAAGAATGCCCCCTGTATCGTGTTCATTGACGAGATCGACGCCGTCGGCCGCCATCGCGGCGCGGGTCTGGGCGGCGGTAATGACGAGCGCGAGCAGACGCTCAACCAGTTGCTGGTGGAGATGGACGGGTTCGAATCCAACGAGGGCGTTATCATCCTGGCGGCGACCAACCGCCCAGACGTGCTCGACCCCGCGCTGCTGCGCCCTGGCCGTTTCGACCGTCAGATCGTGGTGGGCAATCCTGATATCGAGGGTCGCGAGAAAATCCTCAGCGTGCATTTGAAAAAGGTGCCCTGCTCGCCGGATGTGGATGCGCGCATCATCGCGCGCGGCACGCCCGGTTTTTCCGGTGCGGACCTGGCAAACCTTGTGAACGAGGCGGCACTGCTGGCCGCACGCAAGAACCAGAAAGTGGTGACGCTGCGCGACCTGGAAGCCGCCAAAGACAAGGTGATGATGGGCGTGGAGCGCAAATCCATGGTTATGAGCGAGGAAGAGAAGAAACTCACGGCCTATCATGAAGGCGGGCATGCCATTGTGGCGCTGCACAGCCCGGCATCCGACCCGATTCACAAGGCCACCATCATTCCGCGCGGGCGGGCGCTTGGCATGGTGATGCGCCTGCCGGAGCGCGACCAGCTTTCCGTGACCAAGGAAAAACTTGAGGCGGATATCGCCGTTGCCATGGGTGGCCGCGTGGCGGAAGAACTTATCTTCGGCGATGACAAGGTCACATCCGGTGCTTCGTCGGATATCAAATTCGCCACGCGCATGGCGCGGGCGATGGTTTCCGAATGGGGGATGAGCGACAAGATCGGCCCTCTGTTCCATGGCAGCGAGCAGCAGGAAGTCTTCCTCGGCTACAGCATGGGGCGCAACCAGACGGGCTCGGAAGAGACGGCCAATATCATCGATGCGGAAGTTAAGCGCATCGTGGAAGCCGGCTATGATCGCGCGCGCGCGATTCTGAAGAAACATCTGGACCAGCTTCACACCCTGGCGCATGGACTGCTGGAATATGAGACGCTTTCAGGCGATGAGATCAAGGACCTGATTGCGGGCAAGCCGGTGATTCGTCTGGATGTGGTGCGGCAGGAAAATGCCGTGCGCCGTTCCAGCTTCGCCAAGCGCACCGCGGGCGAGGAAAAAACCACCGCCAAGCAGGAAGAACCCGCCGCACAGGAAAGCGCCGACGGCAAACCCAAGCGCCTGACGCGCCCCAAGCCGCGCAACCGCCCAAGTTCTGGCGAAGGTGAATAGGCCGTGATCAAAGCGCCCAAGCGTCATTATTTCGGCACGGACGGGATTCGCGGCAAGGCCAACCAATCGCCCGTGACGGCGGAAATCGCCCTCAAGGTCGGCATGGCGGCGGGGGCGTTTTTCCGCCGGGGCAACCACCGGCACCGCGTGGTGATTGCCAAGGATACGCGCCTTTCGGGGTACCTGATTGAACCAGCGCTGACGGCGGGGTTTGTCGCAGTGGGAATGGATGTGATCCTGGTGGGGCCAATGCCGACGCCGGCGGTGGCCATGCTGGTGAAATCCCTCCGCGCGGATTTGGGGGTGATGATCTCGGCTTCGCATAATCCTTATGACGATAACGGCATCAAGCTGTTTGGCCCGGACGGCTACAAGCTCAGCGACGAGGATGAGATGCAGATCGAGGCGCTGATGGCGGGCGACCTGGATGATTACCGCGTGGTGGGCGACCGGCTTGGCCGCGCGAAGCGCCTGGAAGATGCGCCGGGGCGCTATATCGAATATGTGAAGGCGACCTTCCCGAAGGATATGCGCCTGGACGGCATGAAAGTGGTGCTGGATTGTGCCAATGGCGCGGCCTACCGCGTGGCGCCGGTGGTGCTGTGGGAACTGGGGGCGGAAGTGATTTCCATCGGAGTGAAGCCTGACGGCACCAACATCAATAAGGATTGCGGCTCAACTCACCCTGCCCCGCTGCAGGCCGCCGTGCGTGAGCATGGGGCCGACCTTGGCATCGCGCTGGATGGCGATGCCGACCGGCTCATCATGTGCGATGAGGAAGGCGAATTGGTGGATGGCGACCAGTTGCTCGCGATGGTCACCAGCATGATGCATAAGCGAGGGCAACTGAAAGGCGGGGGCGTGGTTTCCACCGTTATGGCGAACCTGGGCTTTGAGGATTACATCAAACAGCTGGGGCTGGCGCTGCATCGTACGGCGGTGGGCGACCGCTATGTGATGCAGAAAATGCGGGAATCCGGCTGCAATATCGGCGGGGAACCGTCGGGGCATATCATCCTTTCCGACCATACCACGACGGGGGATGGGCTGCTGGCGGCGCTTCAGGTGCTGGCCATGGTGCGGTATCAGCAGGCGGAAAGCCAGCTCCAAGCTCAAACTGGGGCGCTTAGGCCCTTTATCCCCGTGCCGCAGACGCTGATTAACATCCCCACCCGGGATTTGGACGAAAAAGGCAAAAAAGCCTTGGAAAACAAAGTGGAAGATGTCAGCCAGCTGTTTGGCGAGCGCGGCATGGTGGTGATGCGCCCCTCCGGCACGGAGCCGCTGGTGCGCGTGATGCTGCAATGCAAGGATGCCGGGCTGTTTGAGGAAGGAATCAAGGCCGTGCGCAAGGCGGCGGGGCTGGCGTAAAACAACCTGGGCGTGTTTCGTAAAAGTTTAACATGGACATGGGATTATCCCATCATTCATATGTGAGGCAATTATGAGTGTTGTTATTACCAATAAGCTTGTTATTGGCAGCGAGCACGAAGCCGTGGTGCAGTTTTATGTACAGGCTTCCCCCGAAATAGACCTGGAAAATGTTCGGGATAAAGCGATTATCAACATCTCAAACCTTGCAGCCACGGCAGCGACGGCCATGGGCTCTTCGGACAGGATCAAAATCTCTGTTACAGCGGAACCTGGAGAAGCCGTAGATGGCGGTGATCGCCTGGTAGTAAAATTTACCTGCGAAACTAAGGCATTTGACCAGACCCTTTGCCATAGCTTTGCCGATAAGGCACAGCAATATCTGCAGGATTGCGGCGCCGCCCTGGGTGCTGGCGTCTAGCTTGCCCTTAACTTTTATTAAATAATTGATTAATATACTGCTCAAAATTTTACCATTATACGAGCAGCACATGGCAAGCCTTAAGCACCTCGATTCCGGCAAGCGCATCATCACCGCCATCAATTACGCCTGCACCCATGGGGTGTTGCCGGAAGAACAGCAGATCAACAGCATCGATACCCAGCCGGAATATATCCGCTATCAACTGGACCAGTTGAAAAGCACTGTTATGGATGTGCTGGAAAAGGTGACGCTGAAGCAGCCGCGCGCTAACCTTACGGATGCCATCCGCAAGCGTCAGGGGCTTCCACCGCTGCAGGAAGAAGTCAGAGGCCCTAACCTTGAATGGCTGAAGGACAAGGGCAATGCCGAACGGGTGCTGCGCACCATCAAGGCTACCTGCGAAGGCCGCAAATCCGAGATCAATGCGGAGATTCTCTCTCTCAAGCAGAACGAGGAATATGCCGCCCTGTTGTATGAACGCGACGGGCTGGCGAAAGAAGTGGAACGCTTTGAAGGCAAAGCAACCGCACCCAAAGGGAGCCCCCCTTCCAAAACCGGCGGTGAAATCGAAGCATTGAACAATGCCAATCAACCATTGCAGCTGAAGCTTTATTATCTGCAGATGAAAGCCTGGGGGGAAATTCAGGCCAAGCCGCTGCGCGAAACCGAACTGCAGAAGGCATTTAAGGTATTTCAAAAGCACCTGGAGACAAATGCCTCCTATCCTTATGACGATGCCGAACTTAAGGCCGCCCTGGCGGAAGCAGGCAAAACCGTGGCCCCTATCGGCATGCTGGATGATGCTTTTGAGCTGGATGTGATCGTCAAAAAGCCTCGTTTCGGCATTGGTAAAACGACGACGGAGGAACGCTGGATCCCTAGTACGACGACGGTTACCGGCATTGAGGTTTTAACAAAGAGTGCCGCAGCAACCCCTGTCAGCATTCCATTCCTGTCGGCTGCCCAGCGCAGTGCGCTGGAACCTTATGCCGAATCCTACGGCGTGGTGAATGACGAGCAGGAAAAAATCGGCGATAGGCTGGACGAACGAACCAAAACCTACCTGGATGTGGATGCGCGTTATCGGGCAGCCGCTGCAAAAGTGGAATCCCACCCCAATACCAACCGCATCCGTGACCTGGAGGTGCTGAAGGAACATTACAGCGATGTGGCCTCTTCCATCACCGCTTTCATGCAGAAAGAAGAAAAAGACACCTAT includes:
- the ybgF gene encoding tol-pal system protein YbgF: MKRILSVLLLASTAFTAPAFAQNWNSEQAAKLERLERDMQVMQQQVYKGGARPPAGNVAAASGNYETRLAEIEEQMRRLNGKIEELQFSQSQANQQLPARIQRLEDKLLQLEQQQMNGARPAVVAPTPAPAPAAAPTAAPAPAATPATAPANNAAAAAAAAAGAPAPATPAVAATPSTAAQTEYHQAFQLLNQARFQEARTMLQGFTQKYPNDPLIGNAYYWLGETFYVEKDYPKAMDNFRKGYEASPEGQKASDNLLKLGLSLSALNKTTEACVVYNQLGKRFPNLTGAVRQKLDQEKLRLSCQ
- the tilS gene encoding tRNA lysidine(34) synthetase TilS, which gives rise to MMQARFDASLRAIGGFESPPRIAVAVSGGPDSTALALLAHAWTQERGGHVIALTVDHGLRIESADEARQIHGWMEARGIPHHVLAWQGDKPASNIQEAAREARYRLMEAFCREHNIPHLLTGHQRDDQTESFWLRLARGSGALGLACMPAVHYLKHARVVRPLLGMEKNALQAWLQEQGQGWIEDPSNQSDRYNRSKLRKLQPWLAEQGFTAARLAATIESLGDAREILEQHRAQAAVHSIRYHPGGFATLHMPAWEGLNRSVAVQLLMRLAMVIGGQDTPPRYEDAARLHARMRQQESSTLHGMQATWHESAGTWLFLREASRQQGAVAIGEGVVWDGRVEARPVTPEHRHWQIGPATTEAIKHARESKDWQRHPWRAYGNAVLASLPCVIDLEGRQLLPHISTHGITSEFALLPVLRPYAAQPLCNGPFVSHHTLMESASYEPAGS
- the hflB gene encoding ATP-dependent zinc metalloprotease FtsH; amino-acid sequence: MSPLGRNFIIWMAVVLIMVGIFNMLQESQTPPMGSQMRFSEFLNRLDQGEVADVAIQGNQIVGKLHNGGNFVTYSTDYPGLVDKLRAKNVSFTGRPVEKPAPSFWSVFLSWLPIVLLIGAWIFVMRQMNSGGKGGAMGFGKSRAKLLTEKTGKVTFDDVAGVDEAKEELSEIVDFLRDPQKFQKLGGKIPKGCLLVGPPGTGKTLLARSIAGEAGVPFFTISGSDFVEMFVGVGASRVRDMFEQGKKNAPCIVFIDEIDAVGRHRGAGLGGGNDEREQTLNQLLVEMDGFESNEGVIILAATNRPDVLDPALLRPGRFDRQIVVGNPDIEGREKILSVHLKKVPCSPDVDARIIARGTPGFSGADLANLVNEAALLAARKNQKVVTLRDLEAAKDKVMMGVERKSMVMSEEEKKLTAYHEGGHAIVALHSPASDPIHKATIIPRGRALGMVMRLPERDQLSVTKEKLEADIAVAMGGRVAEELIFGDDKVTSGASSDIKFATRMARAMVSEWGMSDKIGPLFHGSEQQEVFLGYSMGRNQTGSEETANIIDAEVKRIVEAGYDRARAILKKHLDQLHTLAHGLLEYETLSGDEIKDLIAGKPVIRLDVVRQENAVRRSSFAKRTAGEEKTTAKQEEPAAQESADGKPKRLTRPKPRNRPSSGEGE
- a CDS encoding phosphoglucosamine mutase translates to MKAPKRHYFGTDGIRGKANQSPVTAEIALKVGMAAGAFFRRGNHRHRVVIAKDTRLSGYLIEPALTAGFVAVGMDVILVGPMPTPAVAMLVKSLRADLGVMISASHNPYDDNGIKLFGPDGYKLSDEDEMQIEALMAGDLDDYRVVGDRLGRAKRLEDAPGRYIEYVKATFPKDMRLDGMKVVLDCANGAAYRVAPVVLWELGAEVISIGVKPDGTNINKDCGSTHPAPLQAAVREHGADLGIALDGDADRLIMCDEEGELVDGDQLLAMVTSMMHKRGQLKGGGVVSTVMANLGFEDYIKQLGLALHRTAVGDRYVMQKMRESGCNIGGEPSGHIILSDHTTTGDGLLAALQVLAMVRYQQAESQLQAQTGALRPFIPVPQTLINIPTRDLDEKGKKALENKVEDVSQLFGERGMVVMRPSGTEPLVRVMLQCKDAGLFEEGIKAVRKAAGLA